The sequence CAGATCCCTTTACAGAACAACTAAAGCAAACAGTATACAAGCACAATGTCAAACCAGTACCACAGCCAAAACTCCTTTTTGTATGGTATTTCCACATGATGTGCCTTCTTCAATGCGCTTATTCAACAGAAAGTATGAACAAATCCCTCGTAAATGAGTCCAACAACAATATATGTCCACTGAGCAACCAGCCTAACATTAGAATGTCTACATCCAAACACCCACTGATTTAACGTCACTATCACAACCTTcataagtgaaaaagaaattgTAGTCTTGCGCGACTTTACCTCCCAATTCAAAGTAAATGCACCCAGAAGAAACTGAATTTATTCAATCATGAGAATAGAACCGGCAAGCATCAAGAAATCGTTAAGAAGATGAGTCGGAATGAGAAACAGGACAAACATATGTAAACCAGGTCAGAAAAGCTATATCAACCACTATATTTGCAATTGCTCCTATTTGTTATAAAATTCTGTTAGTTAATCAAGAAACGGTGACAGTAGAAGGTTTATCGTGGAGGGAAATCACTGTCTCAAAAGCTCCCACCAAAGCTTTAACCTTGCTCTTCCTGGTTTCAACAAGCTTACTCGCCGTCTCTTCAATCACATTATTCAACAAACCCTGCACATCTTTCTTTTCTTGCACATCCTGATGCCTCAaaacaatttttccagaaatagGGATGGTATTACTTTTGTCACCATCAACTCCTTTCtttttaaagattctctttcttataTTGCTGTCCTGGCTTTCACCCACATGTCGTCCCCATCTAAATGTCAGCCTCCTAGGGCTGCTGGTTTCTTGCTGGAGATCAACTATCTTGCCCCTTCTGAACTTTAGTTTCACTGCCGAAGAATTATTATCATTAGAAACACCTGTCTTACCTTTTCTCAATGTCTTTTTCTGATTTTTCCCAACAGTTTCTGCGTCTGCTATGTGTAACAGATTTTTGCTGCTAGAGGTGTATTTACCCAATGCACTGTCTGCAAGCTTAACAACttcctttttatcttcttcattagaCAACGGACGTGATTGTAAATGGGGTGAAGACTTTGGTGATGCTTTCACTTTGGGAGTACGTACAGTTTTCTCAGGAACCAGTTTAGGGTTCAGTTTGTTTGTCCCATCTCTCCGCATCTTGTTCTGGTCCTTCAGAGGAGCCAGCAGTTTTAAGCTTTTATTGCTTCTTACCCTCAAGATCAAAGGTTTGACAGAGGAAGATTTTGGAGAAGATGAAAGAGTTGGCGTCTCCAAAGATTTCTCTGCAGATACTTTAGGCGCGattatttgttttctataattagcAACACTGTCTTTCTTGCCTCCTGCATCTACACCTCCTAAGATCTTAGATGaagatttcattttcttttctgtCTCTGGCATCTTGTCACTTGAGGAATCCAATTTCAGAGAGTGAACACTCTTTGGTGGCAGcagtatctttttcttttttatttcagagGGTTCAAGAGAGTGAACCTTGGGAGAAGGCCTTCGATCGACCACATTCAACTTCTTTCCCTGTCCTAGCATACTCCCTGGAGGAGCAGATGGCTTTTGATTGACCACGGCCTCTTTCTTTCCCTCTACCAGCATACTCCCTGGGGGAGTAGAAAGCTTTTGCTCAACCACAGTCACATTTTCTCCCTCTCCTAGCATATTCACCAGAGAAGCTGAAGACTTCTGCTCAACCACAGTCACCTCATCTATCCCTCCCTCCATGCAACCTGGAGGAGAAGAAGGCTTTTGCTCAACCATAGTGACCTCCTTTTCATATTTGAGTAAACTCTCCTGAGGTGCTGAAGGCTTTTGATAGACCTCATTTACCTTCTTTCCCTCTTCCAGCATACTCACAGGAGGAGTGGAAAGCTTTTGCTTGATCAAAGTCCCCTTCTTTCCATCACTCTGGTTACTCCCTGAAGTAGTGGAAGTCTTTTGCATGACCACGGTCCTCTTCTTCGCCTCTCCCAGCATACTCCCTGGAGAAGTGGAAGGCTTTTGCTCAACTCCTGTCACCTTCTTTTTCTCTCCCAGCACACTCCCAGGAGGAGTGGAAAGCTTTTGCTTGACCAAAGTCCCCTTTTTTGCCTCCCCCACCAAGGTCCATGCAGGACTCTGCTCATCAGCAGGAagtttgttctttctttttgataGAGGATGCCATGGCTTTGCTTCAGAGGAATGTTTCCTGCCATATTTACAGAAGTCATGGCAAGAACCAGTGGAAGCTCTCAGATAATGAGGAATAACATCTTGTCCGCTATCAGGAGAATTCAACTTCCCAGTGGATTGCCTTCTTGTATTGCCTGCATTGTAAGATGAAGTAGAGGAGGAGCTGCGATAGCAGGGAAGAACCTTGTTTCCATTACTCATAGATCTCGGTTTTATTGTGCTGATTTTATCTGGCTTTCTTCCAGCAGAGTCATTCTTCACGCTAGTTACTGCACTCACTAGTTCATCGATGCTATCCTCAGCCATAGAGTCATTCTTCACGCTAGTCACTGGACTTACTAGTTCATCGGTGTTATCCTCAGCCATCATTCCAGAACCCTGGCACCATGAACATATGTAAACATTAGGAAGAATATCCATTAGGTGAGCAGTAAAATACAGGATGTACTACACAAAAGTTAAGCTGCCAATTAAGAGCAGaaaaaattgtttttttcaaaCATGCTAAGCTATAGATTCCAAAATCAAAATGTGCACTCAAA comes from Capsicum annuum cultivar UCD-10X-F1 chromosome 2, UCD10Xv1.1, whole genome shotgun sequence and encodes:
- the LOC107860479 gene encoding uncharacterized protein LOC107860479 isoform X2: MMAEDNTDELVSPVTSVKNDSMAEDSIDELVSAVTSVKNDSAGRKPDKISTIKPRSMSNGNKVLPCYRSSSSTSSYNAGNTRRQSTGKLNSPDSGQDVIPHYLRASTGSCHDFCKYGRKHSSEAKPWHPLSKRKNKLPADEQSPAWTLVGEAKKGTLVKQKLSTPPGSVLGEKKKVTGVEQKPSTSPGSMLGEAKKRTVVMQKTSTTSGSNQSDGKKGTLIKQKLSTPPVSMLEEGKKVNEVYQKPSAPQESLLKYEKEVTMVEQKPSSPPGCMEGGIDEVTVVEQKSSASLVNMLGEGENVTVVEQKLSTPPGSMLVEGKKEAVVNQKPSAPPGSMLGQGKKLNVVDRRPSPKVHSLEPSEIKKKKILLPPKSVHSLKLDSSSDKMPETEKKMKSSSKILGGVDAGGKKDSVANYRKQIIAPKVSAEKSLETPTLSSSPKSSSVKPLILRVRSNKSLKLLAPLKDQNKMRRDGTNKLNPKLVPEKTVRTPKVKASPKSSPHLQSRPLSNEEDKKEVVKLADSALGKYTSSSKNLLHIADAETVGKNQKKTLRKGKTGVSNDNNSSAVKLKFRRGKIVDLQQETSSPRRLTFRWGRHVGESQDSNIRKRIFKKKGVDGDKSNTIPISGKIVLRHQDVQEKKDVQGLLNNVIEETASKLVETRKSKVKALVGAFETVISLHDKPSTVTVS
- the LOC107860479 gene encoding uncharacterized protein LOC107860479 isoform X1, giving the protein MGEGSGMMAEDNTDELVSPVTSVKNDSMAEDSIDELVSAVTSVKNDSAGRKPDKISTIKPRSMSNGNKVLPCYRSSSSTSSYNAGNTRRQSTGKLNSPDSGQDVIPHYLRASTGSCHDFCKYGRKHSSEAKPWHPLSKRKNKLPADEQSPAWTLVGEAKKGTLVKQKLSTPPGSVLGEKKKVTGVEQKPSTSPGSMLGEAKKRTVVMQKTSTTSGSNQSDGKKGTLIKQKLSTPPVSMLEEGKKVNEVYQKPSAPQESLLKYEKEVTMVEQKPSSPPGCMEGGIDEVTVVEQKSSASLVNMLGEGENVTVVEQKLSTPPGSMLVEGKKEAVVNQKPSAPPGSMLGQGKKLNVVDRRPSPKVHSLEPSEIKKKKILLPPKSVHSLKLDSSSDKMPETEKKMKSSSKILGGVDAGGKKDSVANYRKQIIAPKVSAEKSLETPTLSSSPKSSSVKPLILRVRSNKSLKLLAPLKDQNKMRRDGTNKLNPKLVPEKTVRTPKVKASPKSSPHLQSRPLSNEEDKKEVVKLADSALGKYTSSSKNLLHIADAETVGKNQKKTLRKGKTGVSNDNNSSAVKLKFRRGKIVDLQQETSSPRRLTFRWGRHVGESQDSNIRKRIFKKKGVDGDKSNTIPISGKIVLRHQDVQEKKDVQGLLNNVIEETASKLVETRKSKVKALVGAFETVISLHDKPSTVTVS